A window of the Lactuca sativa cultivar Salinas chromosome 5, Lsat_Salinas_v11, whole genome shotgun sequence genome harbors these coding sequences:
- the LOC111892357 gene encoding gibberellin receptor GID1B, whose amino-acid sequence MAGSNEINANEAKKVVPLHTWILISNFKLAYNMLRRPDGTFNRELAEFLDRKVVANTVPVDGVYSFDVIDRATGLFNRIYRCAPPENESSRHPGAGIIELEKPLSTTEIVPVIIFFHGGSFTHSSANSAIYDTFCRRLTGLIQGVVVSVNYRRSPEHRYPCAYEDGWEALKWVHSRSWLLSGKDSKVHVYLAGDSSGGNIAHHVAHRAAVSGVEVLGNILLHPLFGGEERTESEKKLDGKYFVKLLDRDWYWRAFLPEGEDRDHPACNIFGPRGSNLAGVNFPKSLVVVAGLDLVQDWQLAYVEGLQKAGQDVKLLFLEKATIGFYFLPNNEHFYTLMEEMKNFVSPSPVCSLSLAGEKTQKD is encoded by the exons ATGGCTGGTAGTAACGAAATCAACGCAAATGAAGCCAAG AAAGTTGTACCACTTCACACATGGATTTTAATCTCCAACTTCAAGCTAGCTTACAACATGCTCCGGCGACCGGACGGGACATTCAACCGGGAGCTCGCCGAGTTTCTTGACCGGAAAGTGGTTGCGAATACGGTTCCGGTGGATGGTGTTTACTCGTTTGATGTGATTGACCGTGCCACTGGTCTCTTCAACCGGATTTACAGATGCGCTCCACCGGAAAATGAGTCTAGTCGGCATCCCGGTGCCGGAATCATAGAGCTTGAGAAACCGCTTAGTACTACTGAAATCGTGCCGGTTATAATATTCTTTCATGGTGGAAGCTTCACTCATTCGTCTGCTAACAGTGCTATATATGATACATTTTGCCGGCGACTCACCGGGCTTATTCAAGGTGTTGTCGTTTCTGTAAACTACCGGCGGTCACCAGAGCATCGGTATCCTTGTGCTTACGAAGATGGGTGGGAAGCTCTTAAATGGGTCCATTCAAGATCATGGCTTTTGAGTGGTAAAGACTCTAAAGTCCACGTTTATTTAGCCGGTGACAGCTCCGGCGGGAATATAGCTCATCATGTGGCTCACCGGGCGGCGGTTTCCGGCGTGGAGGTTCTCGGAAACATACTCTTACACCCGTTGTTTGGTGGCGAAGAAAGGACGGAGTCGGAGAAGAAATTAGACGGAAAATATTTCGTCAAGTTACTCGACAGAGACTGGTATTGGAGAGCATTTTTGCCTGAAGGTGAAGACAGAGATCATCCTGCTTGTAATATTTTTGGTCCTCGAGGCTCTAATCTCGCCGGCGTTAACTTCCCAAAAAGTCTGGTCGTCGTCGCCGGACTGGATCTTGTTCAAGACTGGCAATTGGCGTATGTTGAAGGGCTGCAGAAAGCAGGGCAAGACGTGAAGCTCTTGTTCTTGGAAAAAGCCACAATCGGATTCTACTTCTTGCCAAATAACGAGCATTTTTACACATTaatggaagaaatgaagaattTCGTGAGTCCTTCACCGGTTTGTTCGTTGAGTCTCGCCGGCGAGAAAACCCAGAAAGATTAA